GCGGCATTCCTTAGCTACGTGCGCGAGGTAGACGTTCAGGGTGATGTTACGCGCCTTCGGGTTGCTCTGGAGCAGGCTGTCCGCGAACACGGTTGGGACGAATTTACGATCTTTCACGACCGGGTCGACATACAGTTGGGAGACGATTGGCGAGAGCGCGTCCTACGATCGCTCGCGGAAGTGCAGATCCTGATCCCGATCATTTCCCCTGGGCTCCTCAAGAGCGAGGCGTGCCGCTTCGAGATCAAGACGCTCTTGGAGCGCGAAAATGCGGCCGAGGGCCAATCTCCGATGATCCTTCCGATCTACTTCGTTACCACTCCGGCCTTCGAGCACGATCCGCGTACGGTGGACGACCGTGTAGACGACGAGCTCGTTGAGGTGCTGTCCGAACGCACCTACCTCGACTACCGGAAACTCCGTATCAAGCCGAGCAGTGACGAGGCTTACAGGGCCGCGATTATTGGCGTCGCGGGCCGTATCGCAAAATTACTGGAACAGCTGACAAAGGCCCAGGATCAGCAAGTGGCGCCGGTCAAGCGGGATCCGGAGCAGAAGGCGGACGTACCCAGTGGACACAAGAAACTGAAGGGTG
The window above is part of the Constrictibacter sp. MBR-5 genome. Proteins encoded here:
- a CDS encoding toll/interleukin-1 receptor domain-containing protein translates to MTSKKPAAFLSYVREVDVQGDVTRLRVALEQAVREHGWDEFTIFHDRVDIQLGDDWRERVLRSLAEVQILIPIISPGLLKSEACRFEIKTLLERENAAEGQSPMILPIYFVTTPAFEHDPRTVDDRVDDELVEVLSERTYLDYRKLRIKPSSDEAYRAAIIGVAGRIAKLLEQLTKAQDQQVAPVKRDPEQKADVPSGHKKLKGGRKRRSMLATSVVIFCALGASALWWFMGDTLVEPRLLQHKVEVYPLSDSCVVQRSTQAYRAPDPSAMLGPFLSPGERIDLVGRVADPPWLVSSEADGRQFYFPEHACAR